The genomic segment CACTGTCACAATCTGGCCCGCACCGACTTGCAAACCGGCGCCATGCAAGGCTTCGACCTTGCCGTAGGCAACGTGCAGATCGCTTACTTCCAATACGGGATTGGCAAGAGCATTATTCATCGATGCCTCCCAGATAAGCTTCCAACACCGCCAGATCCTGCTGGATTGCGGCCGGCAAGCCTTCTGCAATCTTGCTGCCGAATTCCATGACCACCAAATGATCGGTCAGGTTCATGACGAAATCCATATCGTGCTCTACCAGCAAGATGCTCATCCCCTCGGCTTTCAGCTTGCGCAGCAATACCGCCAGCGCCTGCTTTTCCTGGTAACGCAATCCAGCCGCCGGTTCATCCAGCAACAACAAGGTGGGATCGCAGCACAAGGCGCGGGCGATTTCGAGGATCCGTTGCTGGCCCAGCGCCAGGCTACCAGCTTCTTCGTACAGCAAATGGCCAAGACCGACACGCTCCAGCTGCTTCCTGGCCTCGAACAGTAACGCCTTTTCTTCCGCACGATTGAGACGCAACAAGCTGGCCGCAATGCCACTGACATCGTTGTGGCTGCCACGTAGGTGTGCGCCAATGGCAACGTTCTCAAGCACCGACATGCTGCTCATCAGGCGCACATGTTGGAAGGTGCGAGCGATTCCGCGTGCAACGATCCGGCGCGACGGCAAGCCAGAGATCTGCTGCAATTCCTGCTGTGCACGAAACCTGATCGCACCACTGGTCAATGGCAGAACCCCGGTCACCAGATTGAACATGGTCGATTTGCCGGCGCCGTTGGGGCCAATCAGGCCGACGATTTGTCCTGCCTCGACGCTAAAGCTCATGTCATTGACCGCAACCAGGCCGCCAAATTTCTTGCGTGCGCGATCTATCTCCAGCACCACCGCCGCATCTGCATGCTTGCTTCTCGCCGGTAACGCCGTCGCGGATTCCGGCGCCCTTACTGTCGGCTTGGCAGGCGCCAGTTTGCGCAGATACGGCCACAATCCATCGCGTGCGCGTTGCAGCAGCAAGACCATGAGAATACCGAAGACGATGGTTTCGAAGTTACCGCTGGCCCCCAGCAGTTTCGGCAGCCACGATTGCAGCTGGTCTTTCAGTACAGTCAGCAGCGCCGATCCCAGGATCGCACCCCATACATAACCGGCGCCGCCAACCACCGCCATGAACAGGTATTCGATACCGGCATTCAGGCCGAACGGCGTCGGACTTATCGAGCGTTGCAGATGCGCATAGAGCCAGCCAGAAACGCTGGCCATCAAAGCCGCCAACACGAAGATCAGCACCTTGATCCAGGCCGTGTTGACGCCCATCGCTTCCGCCATCACGCCGCCGCCGTTTAGCGCGCGAATGGCGCGGCCGGGACGCGAATTCAACAGATTTTGCAGGCCGGCCAGCGCGATCAGCAAGATTACCCAGATCAGATAAAACATCTTGCGGCCGCTATCGAGCTCGATGCCCAGCAGATTGATGGCGGGAATGCCGTTCAAGCCGTCGTACTTGCCGAGAAACTCTAGGTTACCGAACAGGAAGTAAAGCGACAAAGCCCAGGCAATTGTCCCGAGCGGCAGGAAATGTCCTGACAGCCGCATGGTAATGCCGCCTATCGCCAATGCCGCTACGGTCGTCACGCCCAAGCCAGCCAGCAGACCGATCCATGGCGACAGGCCGAATTGCGTGCTCAGGTAAGCTGTGGAATACGCGCCAAGGCCGACAAAGGCAGCCTGGCCGAACGAAGTCAGCCCGCCAACTCCTGTCAGCAGCACCAACCCCAGCGCCACGATCGCATACAGGCCGATGTAGTTGGCCAGCGTGATCCAGAATTCCGGCGTCGGCAAAATCGGCAATAAACCCAGGATGGCGATAAAAGCGATCAGCGGTAGAAACCGCACAGAGAGATGACGCATCACTGGTCTCCCTCGTCAACCTGCTTGCTGGTCAGCGAACGCCATAGCAGCACCGGAATGATCAGGGTAAATACGATCACTTCCTTGAAGGCGCTGGCCCAGAACGAAGAATACGATTCCAGCAAACCCACCAGCAAAGCGCCGGCGGCGGCAATCGGATAACTGCCAAGACCGCCGATAATGGCGCCGACAAATCCCTTCAAGCCGATCAGGAAACCGCTGTCGTAGTAGATGGTAGTCAGCGGCGCAATCAGAATGCCGCACAAGGCGCCCAATGCGGCGGCGAGCGTAAATGCCAGCCGTCCGGCCTGCGTGGTGCCGATACCGACCAGCTGCGCGCCAAGCCGGTTGACAGCCGTGGCGCGTAAGGCCTTGCCGGACAAAGTACGTTCGAAATAGAGATAGAGCGCCACGATCAGCAGCAGGGAAACCAGGATGATCACGCAACTCTGGCCGGAAACGGTCAAGCCGCCGATCTCGAAACGGGCGTCGGAAAACGATGTGGTGCGCGAACCTTCAGCGCCGAACATCAGCAAGCCGATACCCGTCAAGGCGTAGTGCACCGCTACCGAAACAATCAACAAGACCAGGGTGCTGGCCTCCGCCAGCGGCTGGAACGCCAGCCTATAAACCATCGGCCCCATCGGCACCACGATCGCCAGGGTCAGCAATACCTGCAGCGGCATGGCCAGCGCAGCATGGCCATACACCCGCGCAACGGCGTAGATCGCCAGCGGCAGCAGCACGAATTTCAGCAAAGCCAGGCCGATGCGGCGGACAACCGTAGCGCGGCTTTCGCCATTACGACCCACAGCCAGCGCTACCGCTTCCTGGATAAAGCTCAACGCGCCAAGCACCACCAGCAAGGTCGCCGACAAGGGAAATTTGTCGGCCTGGATGGCCGCCAGCGTCAGGGCGCCGAAAGCCACGAACTCGCCCTGCGGGATAAAGATGACGCGGGTGAC from the Collimonas arenae genome contains:
- a CDS encoding branched-chain amino acid ABC transporter ATP-binding protein/permease; amino-acid sequence: MRHLSVRFLPLIAFIAILGLLPILPTPEFWITLANYIGLYAIVALGLVLLTGVGGLTSFGQAAFVGLGAYSTAYLSTQFGLSPWIGLLAGLGVTTVAALAIGGITMRLSGHFLPLGTIAWALSLYFLFGNLEFLGKYDGLNGIPAINLLGIELDSGRKMFYLIWVILLIALAGLQNLLNSRPGRAIRALNGGGVMAEAMGVNTAWIKVLIFVLAALMASVSGWLYAHLQRSISPTPFGLNAGIEYLFMAVVGGAGYVWGAILGSALLTVLKDQLQSWLPKLLGASGNFETIVFGILMVLLLQRARDGLWPYLRKLAPAKPTVRAPESATALPARSKHADAAVVLEIDRARKKFGGLVAVNDMSFSVEAGQIVGLIGPNGAGKSTMFNLVTGVLPLTSGAIRFRAQQELQQISGLPSRRIVARGIARTFQHVRLMSSMSVLENVAIGAHLRGSHNDVSGIAASLLRLNRAEEKALLFEARKQLERVGLGHLLYEEAGSLALGQQRILEIARALCCDPTLLLLDEPAAGLRYQEKQALAVLLRKLKAEGMSILLVEHDMDFVMNLTDHLVVMEFGSKIAEGLPAAIQQDLAVLEAYLGGIDE
- a CDS encoding branched-chain amino acid ABC transporter permease, which encodes MDFSIAAILAQDGITSGAVYALLALALVLVFSVTRVIFIPQGEFVAFGALTLAAIQADKFPLSATLLVVLGALSFIQEAVALAVGRNGESRATVVRRIGLALLKFVLLPLAIYAVARVYGHAALAMPLQVLLTLAIVVPMGPMVYRLAFQPLAEASTLVLLIVSVAVHYALTGIGLLMFGAEGSRTTSFSDARFEIGGLTVSGQSCVIILVSLLLIVALYLYFERTLSGKALRATAVNRLGAQLVGIGTTQAGRLAFTLAAALGALCGILIAPLTTIYYDSGFLIGLKGFVGAIIGGLGSYPIAAAGALLVGLLESYSSFWASAFKEVIVFTLIIPVLLWRSLTSKQVDEGDQ